The Sulfurovum riftiae DNA segment GCAGCAAATTCGAGCCGGATCTCCATTCTCTCAAAGGGAATGCCCTGCTCGAAGATGTAAAAATATATTTTAAAGAAGGGTTGGCACCTGTCAAAGCAGAGAAGATTCTGCTCAACTATAAGAATGGAGGACTCTTTTTTAATGTGATGAAACCGACGTATCAGAACAGAGAGATCAATGCCAGTACCGTTTCCATTACCAATATAGGAAAAGGAAAGATCGCACGTCTCGATCTGGATATGCACTTCAACAGCAAAGTGGATGAAACGATCCAAAAGATACTCAAAGCCTATCACCTCAATATACCTGTACTGGCCAAAGAGAGCAGGTCGAAAGTTCAGGTAAAGCTGGGAATACCGCTTAAAAAAATGCCGAACAGAAAAATAGATGTATATGTAAAAGCCCATCTGGGTAAGGGTGACTTCTACCTGCAAAAGATGAAACTTCCCGTACTTGGGGGAGAGATCACTTATGACAAAGGCATCATTACACTCAAGGGGATCAGACTCAAAGAGAAATGGTATGAGGGTACGGTGGAAGGAAAGGTGAAGGCCAAAGAAAAAAAAGCCAATCTTGTATTCCGGGCAAAAAAGATAGAGCTCAAAAAGAAAGGAGAGATACTCTTTTCGCTCAGGAACAAAAAGATCCCTTTTGATGTAGCATATGCCAAAGGCGTGCAGATCTCACTTCCTGCCCAGAAGATCAAGGTGAAACAGGAAGGGAAAGAGACGAAGATAACCGTAAACGATATTGCGAAAGTAAAACCGTACCTCAAAAAGCTGGAGGTTGATATCGATGGCGGTACCTTGGAGATCGTTACCAAAGATTTCAGCACCTATACTTTCAGGGGAACGCTTTACAGAAAGGATTGTTTTATTTATGACAATAAAGTCTGTTATACCAGAGTACCCTGTTTTGGGACGACAAGTCCACAGGGGGTTGATTTCTATGCTTTTGACAAACGGCTGCACTTCAACTCTGCCAAATCGCTCATAGAGCTTAACGGACTCAATATCGATCTGCAAAAATTCCTTTCGTCGGATATGAGGATACAGAAAGTCAAGACGAAAAAGGCCAAAGGGGGGGAAAACGCTGATCAGGGGAAAAAAGAGCAATATCAGATATGACAAATATACGCTGCTCACAGACAAGTACACCGTCACTATTTTCTCTCCGAGCGGCAATATCAGAGCCAGGGGAAATCTGGGGCCTGATGTGGTCAATTTTGTCAAAAAAGGTAACTATATTGCCATTGATGCCCTGCGTATCCATGACAGGATGCTGCATCCGCTTATCAATTTCAGCGGTCTGCAGAAGGGACGTTATACGATCAAGATATCCGGAACACCCGGGAAGTCGATGAAAGGCGAGATCCTTCTTGAAGGGGGTATTCTCAAGAGTTTCAAGGCTTACAATAAAACGCGTAAATTCATTAAGAACAACAAAGAACTTGCACAGATCCAGGACCCCGGGTTTACTGCCAAAGGCTTCAAGATAAGAGAAGGAAAGATCACCTACCGCATCATCAAGAACAGAGTGATCTTTGATTCAGTCTACATCAAAGGAGATACGGCAACGATCGTAGGCAAGGGGGAGCTGAATATCAAGACCAAAAAGCTCAATATCAATCTGGCGATACAGACTGTACGCAAACTGGGCAAGATCGTCGGAAGTCTTCCTGTCCTGGGGTATATTCTCATGGGAGAGGATAACAGTATCACTTTTGGACTGAAGATTACGGGAACACTTGATGATCCGAAGGTCAAGACCTCTGCTGCCAAAGAGATACTGCTGCTTCCCTTCGATCTTATCAAGCGTACACTGCAGTCTCCTGCGCATATCATCAATACAGAGAAAAAGAAGAAAAAGATAAAGGTTCCCGTGATCGAAGAGATCACGATACCCAAAAACAAGGTTGCACCTTAACTATTCGTTCCTCAGGACAGTGAGCGGATCGGTCTGTGCCGCTTTCTTTGCGGGGTAGAGTGAGGAGAGCAGGATGATGACAGATGTCCCGAGCAGAATGAAACCGAAGTCACTCATCATCAGGTCTACGGGCAGTTTGCTGGTCCCGTAGACATCTTCGGGCATAGAGATGATGTCAAAGGTCTTCAGTGCCCATATACCCAATGCACCCATCAATGTACCGGCCATGATCCCGGCTGCGCCTATAATAAGTCCCAGTCTGAAAAAGATAGCACGTATCTCTTTTTTGGTGGCACCTAGTGTACGCATCAGTGCAATCTCGGACCTTCGGCTCATTACGGTCATCAGCAGTGAAGAGATAATGTTGAGCGAAGCGACAAGGATAATGAGCAGCAGGACAAGGAAGAGTGCCTTCTTCTCCATCTCCATGGCGGCAAAGAAGTTCCCGTTCTGCTGCCACCACCCCTCTATGACCACCGAAGGGGGCAGGACCTTTCGTATCGTCTCTATTTCCTTGATCGGATCTTTGCTGTAGATATGCAGACCATCATAAAATCCTTCCTGGCGTTTGAGCAGTTTCTCAAAAGCTTCGAGTGTGGTATACATAATGGCTTTGTCATAGGCTTTCAGGCCGGACTTGAATACACCGTCCACAATGAAGCGCTTTTGCAAAGGCATGGTACCAAAACCCGCAGCGGTCTGTTCGGAAAAGTAGAGTGTGACCTTGCCTCCTTTCATGGCATTCATCTCAAAGGAGAGCCCTTCACCGATGACAACTTTGAATTTGCTTTTTCCGTCACCTCTTGCCTGTTTGAAGACATCGTTGAGTTGGCTCTCCTTGTCGTAGTCCACACCGTAAAGAAGCGACCCCTGTACGGCACCCTCATTTTTTGTGATGACCTGGGTGGTATAGTAGGGAGAAAATTTGAGATGGGGGAATTTGTCGGCAAGTGTTTTGATGAGGTCGTCATTGACAGCATTTTCTTCAATGGGAAGTACGGTAAGAGGGTAGTTCATGACAAAGAGTTTCTTGCTGAACTCCTGCTGTGTCCCGTTCATGATCCCCATAGCGATCATAAGTACCATGACACCTGCTGCGATCCCAAGGAAGGCGAGCAGGGCGGAGATGAAAATGAAAGGGTTCTCTTTATCGTATTTCAGATAGTGTCGGATGATCTGCCTGACAAATCTTTTGTTGGGCATAACCCCCGGGATTGTTGCGGACATTTAAGCCAACAGACCTTTTTTGGGTCCGCTCTGTCCGCAACAGTTCTTGTATTTCTTTCCAGAGCCGCAAGGGCATGGGTCATTTCTTTTTGGTTTTTTCGTTCCTGTGATCGGTTGGAGTTTTTCAGAATCCTCGGCGATCGTTCCCTCTTCGAAAGACTGATTCAGTGTCGCATCCGCGACTTCACTCTCAAGCTCTTCCCTGATCTGCTCGACTGCTGCCTCTTCCTCTTCCGGTGAAGAGAAGTCGAACTGTACAAGATGCAGTACTTTGACCGCTTCAAGCTTGATACGCTGTACGAGGTCTGTAAAGAGTTTGTAACTGTCCTGCTTGTATTCTGTCAAAGGGTCTTTCTGGTTGTACCCTCTCAGGCCGATACCTGTTTTCAGTACATCCATCTCATACAGGTGGTCTCTCCACTGCGGGTCGAGTACCTGAAGGTAGAGGATACGTTCGATCTCCTGTCTCTGTTCCGGTTCAAGCTGGGACATCTTCTCTTCGTAAATGTTCTCCATCATCTCTGTGATCATCGCTGCCAGTTCATCTGCCTCTTTGTCAACGAAATACTGAGGATCGACCTCTATACGAAGCTCTTCTTTGATGAGTGCTGCCAGTTTTTCGACATTGTAGTCCTCTTTTGGCATACCTTCGAAGATCTCACACTCTTCAAGCAGATGTTTGACATACTCTGCACGGTTCTCTTTGATCTTCGCATCGATGTCGAATTCAGGGTCAAGCAGCTGATTCCTGAAAGCATAGATCGCTTTTCTCTGGTGGTTGGCGACATCATCGTATTCGAGGATGTGCTTACGCGCCTCATAGTGCTGGTTCTCCACTTTCTTCTGTGCTTTTTCCACGGAACGCGTGACGATCTTGGAGTCGATGTATTCTCCGTCTTCCACCCCAAGGCGGTTCATGATGTTCCTGATCTTCTCTCCGCCGAAGATACGCAGAAGGTTGTCATCGAGACTGAGGAAGAACTGGCTCTCTCCCGGGTCACCCTGACGGCCCGAACGTCCTCTGAGCTGGTTGTCGATACGGCGTGACTCGTGTCTTTCCGTTCCCAGAATGGCCAATCCGCCAAGACTTCTGACCTCGTCATCTATCTTGATGTCGACCCCGCGTCCCGCCATGTTGGTCGCAACGGTCACGGCACCTTTCTGTCCTGCATTCTTGATGATCTCCGCTTCCTGTGCGTGGTTCTTCGCGTTGAGGATGTTATGTGGGATCTTCTCTTTTTTGAGTCTCTCATGGATCATTTCCGATTTTTCAATGGAAGCCGTACCGATGAGAACAGGCTGCCCTTTGTCATGATACTCTCGCACTTTGCGTACCACTGCATCGAGCTTTTCTCTTTCCGTATTGTAGATCAGGTCGTTCCTGTCGATCCTCTCAACCGGGACGTTCGTCGGGATGGAGATAACATCCAGTCCGTAGATCTGTGAAAATTCTGTTGCCTCGGTCTGTGCCGTACCGGTCATACCTGCCAGTTTATTGTAGAGTCTGAAGTAGTTCTGGTAGGTGATCTCCGCAAGTGTCTGTGACTCTTCCTGTATCTCCACACCCTCTTTGGCTTCAAGAGCCTGGTGCAGTCCCTCGGAATATCTTCGGCCTTCTGAGAGTCTTCCTGTAAACTCATCAACGATGATGATCTCATTGTCCTGTACGACATAATCGACATCTTTTTCAAAGATATAGTGTGCTTTGAGTGCCTGGTCGAGATGGTGGGAGAGTACAGCGTTCTCAAGAGAGTAGAGGTTGTCCACTTCAAAAAGGTCCTGGGCTTTCTGCAGTCCCTGTTCGGTCATGACGATGGTCCTGTTCTTTTCATCGACAATGAAGTCACCAGTAGTCTTTTCGTCTTCACCCGGTTTGGTATCGATCTTCTCTCCCCGTTCCATCTGCTTGGCAATGGCATCGGCCCTGGCATAGTGGTTCTGGTCACGTTGCGTAGGACCGGAGATGATAAGCGGTGTTCTGGCTTCATCGATGAGGATGGAGTCGACTTCATCCACGATGGCGTAGTTGTGTTCTCTCTGTACCTTCTCTTCCATACGGACTTTCATATTGTCACGCAGGTAGTCGAAACCGTACTCGTTATTCGTACCGTAGGTGATATCTGCATCGTACTGCGCTTTTCTTCCCATATCATCCTGGATATCTGCCGTAATGCATCCCACACTGTAGCCAAGGAATCTGTACAGTTCACCCATCTCGTCGGAGTCTCTTTTGGCAAGATAGTCGTTCACCGTGACGACATGGACCCCTCTGCCGGTCATGGCATTGAGTGCGACTGCGAGTGTGGCGACGAGTGTCTTACCTTCTCCCGTCTTCATCTCTGCGATATTGCCGTCATGCAGTACCATACCACCGACCATCTGTACATCGTAGTGTCTCAGCCCCAGAACACGTTTACTGGCTTCTCTTGTGATCGCAAAAGAGTCGTAGAGTACATCGTCCAGACTCTTCTCTCCGTTTTTCACCGCTTCTCTGAGTGCATTGAACGCTTCCTGCAGTTCCTCATCGCTCATCGGTTCGTAGATCGACTCAAGTACATTGATGTTGTTGACCCGTTTCATATAGCTCTTGACGATCCTGTCATTCTGTGTGCCGAAGATTTTTAGTACAGATTTAATCATGTTTACGCTTGCCTTTAATAAATTGGGTTAATTTTATCCAAAAAGTGATTAATAAACCGTTATGGTACACATAAGGTTCACAACACTTTCACAATTTTATGACAATATGACAAATATTACCCCTTAGCAAGTGAGATTTTGGTATATTTCAAAAGTTAAAAAAGGAATAAAATGAGAATAGCAGTCGTAAGTTTGATAGCGGTGATCTCCCTCTCCGCAGGCGGGATCACACTGCCTGATAATTTCAAAGCGAATTTTATACAGAAGATCACCAATACCAAAAACAAGACCATCAACTACAGCGGAAAAGTACGTTTTTCCAACCCTACCTTGATGAAGTGGGAGTACAGCAAACCGACAAAAAAAGAGGTCTGTACAGACGGGGAGGCGTTGACGGTGGTCGACCATGATCTTGAACAGGTCTCCATTTATCTTGTTTCAAAAGGGTTCAACCTGAGCGAGATCGTCAAGAGTGCAAAAGTATACAGTAAAAATATCTATGTTGCCCATTATCAGGGCAAAAGCTATACGATACAGGTTGATGGAAAAGGGCGTTTGCACAGTGTGGCCTATTATGATGACCTGGATAACAAGGTACAGATCATATTTAAAAATATTAAATACGGGAAAGGACCAATGCGCAGAGCAAGTATGTTGTGTCCAACCCCCAAAGAGTATGATGAGATAAGAGGGTAGGATGGAAGAGATTTTTCAGACGGTACAAAACGATTCGACATTGATGTTCATTGCCGGTATAGCGGCAGTGGTGCTTTTGATCATTGTGCTTGTGGTCGTGATATTCTCGACCAAAGCAAAGACCCTGGCGGACAGGCTGGCGGAGAGTCTTGAAGTGGACAGGGTGAAAAGCATCAAGCTAGAAGCTTTGGAAAAAGAGTTGCAGGATGCGAAGATCACCAATGCTTCACAGGCACAGGAACTGCAGCACTTCGCTCAGGTAAAGGAAGAACTTGCCGAGAAAATAGAACGCATAGGAACGCTTCAGACCAGGAACGGTACATTGGAAAAAGAACTGAGTCAGACACAGACAAAACTGGAAAACCTTGAAGAGATACATGAGAACCTGTCACGCGAGCATAAAGCGCTGCAGGAGCGTTTCGAACATTTGCAGGAAGACAATCACAAGTATCAGGTGAACAATGCAAGGCTGCTGATGAAACTGGAGGCGGAGAACAGACATACCTCCAGCAAACTGGAGATGATGCAGGAGCACAAAAAAGAGCTGAAGACCGAATTCGAGCGTCTGGCCAAGCAGATCTTCGAAGGGAACTCTGAAAAATTCGCTGAGTTCTCCAAGCAGAATATCGACAGTATGATCAAACCGCTTCAGACCCAGATAGAAGCTTTCAAGAAACAGGTTTCAGATACGTACAACAGTGAAAGTCAGGATAGAGCGGTCCTCAAAAACGAGATCCAGTCTCTCAAGGAACTCAATGAGAAGATCAGCAAAGATGCCATCAACCTGACCAACGCACTCAAGGGCGAAAGCAAACAGCAGGGGGTCTGGGGAGAGATGGTGCTTGAGCATGTGCTGGAAGCTTCCGGCCTGCGCAAAGGATTCGAGTTCGAGCGTGAAGTAAGCCTGCAGACCGATGAAGGCGAAGTCCTGCGCCCGGATGTGGTGGTACATTTGCCGGACAACAGAGATCTCATCATCGATG contains these protein-coding regions:
- a CDS encoding DUF3971 domain-containing protein, with product MIKTTAMFSAHTIHLLHVVLRDTLIFFIILFAALFVWLKSGINVDHLSFNQYKVDGLYIKLDKKLTLKADTIIIPKSKKKPNFDNIDQVLDRVKYLLTFFHYIELEKVNFKDNHYKLVYTDNILYITSDDYEIAGNVWRRGKVMVADISLFYIKKEDINMVGKFNYDLHTDKLILEGSYEAYNITGKFKAVKEDHNLEFIVNSNAFGDLKTFIDRIPMKKKLNQWITEKIRAKKYRLYSLTGKGKVYGSKFEPDLHSLKGNALLEDVKIYFKEGLAPVKAEKILLNYKNGGLFFNVMKPTYQNREINASTVSITNIGKGKIARLDLDMHFNSKVDETIQKILKAYHLNIPVLAKESRSKVQVKLGIPLKKMPNRKIDVYVKAHLGKGDFYLQKMKLPVLGGEITYDKGIITLKGIRLKEKWYEGTVEGKVKAKEKKANLVFRAKKIELKKKGEILFSLRNKKIPFDVAYAKGVQISLPAQKIKVKQEGKETKITVNDIAKVKPYLKKLEVDIDGGTLEIVTKDFSTYTFRGTLYRKDCFIYDNKVCYTRVPCFGTTSPQGVDFYAFDKRLHFNSAKSLIELNGLNIDLQKFLSSDMRIQKVKTKKAKGGENADQGKKEQYQI
- a CDS encoding AsmA-like C-terminal domain-containing protein; this translates as MRARGNLGPDVVNFVKKGNYIAIDALRIHDRMLHPLINFSGLQKGRYTIKISGTPGKSMKGEILLEGGILKSFKAYNKTRKFIKNNKELAQIQDPGFTAKGFKIREGKITYRIIKNRVIFDSVYIKGDTATIVGKGELNIKTKKLNINLAIQTVRKLGKIVGSLPVLGYILMGEDNSITFGLKITGTLDDPKVKTSAAKEILLLPFDLIKRTLQSPAHIINTEKKKKKIKVPVIEEITIPKNKVAP
- a CDS encoding ABC transporter permease, with translation MSATIPGVMPNKRFVRQIIRHYLKYDKENPFIFISALLAFLGIAAGVMVLMIAMGIMNGTQQEFSKKLFVMNYPLTVLPIEENAVNDDLIKTLADKFPHLKFSPYYTTQVITKNEGAVQGSLLYGVDYDKESQLNDVFKQARGDGKSKFKVVIGEGLSFEMNAMKGGKVTLYFSEQTAAGFGTMPLQKRFIVDGVFKSGLKAYDKAIMYTTLEAFEKLLKRQEGFYDGLHIYSKDPIKEIETIRKVLPPSVVIEGWWQQNGNFFAAMEMEKKALFLVLLLIILVASLNIISSLLMTVMSRRSEIALMRTLGATKKEIRAIFFRLGLIIGAAGIMAGTLMGALGIWALKTFDIISMPEDVYGTSKLPVDLMMSDFGFILLGTSVIILLSSLYPAKKAAQTDPLTVLRNE
- the secA gene encoding preprotein translocase subunit SecA produces the protein MIKSVLKIFGTQNDRIVKSYMKRVNNINVLESIYEPMSDEELQEAFNALREAVKNGEKSLDDVLYDSFAITREASKRVLGLRHYDVQMVGGMVLHDGNIAEMKTGEGKTLVATLAVALNAMTGRGVHVVTVNDYLAKRDSDEMGELYRFLGYSVGCITADIQDDMGRKAQYDADITYGTNNEYGFDYLRDNMKVRMEEKVQREHNYAIVDEVDSILIDEARTPLIISGPTQRDQNHYARADAIAKQMERGEKIDTKPGEDEKTTGDFIVDEKNRTIVMTEQGLQKAQDLFEVDNLYSLENAVLSHHLDQALKAHYIFEKDVDYVVQDNEIIIVDEFTGRLSEGRRYSEGLHQALEAKEGVEIQEESQTLAEITYQNYFRLYNKLAGMTGTAQTEATEFSQIYGLDVISIPTNVPVERIDRNDLIYNTEREKLDAVVRKVREYHDKGQPVLIGTASIEKSEMIHERLKKEKIPHNILNAKNHAQEAEIIKNAGQKGAVTVATNMAGRGVDIKIDDEVRSLGGLAILGTERHESRRIDNQLRGRSGRQGDPGESQFFLSLDDNLLRIFGGEKIRNIMNRLGVEDGEYIDSKIVTRSVEKAQKKVENQHYEARKHILEYDDVANHQRKAIYAFRNQLLDPEFDIDAKIKENRAEYVKHLLEECEIFEGMPKEDYNVEKLAALIKEELRIEVDPQYFVDKEADELAAMITEMMENIYEEKMSQLEPEQRQEIERILYLQVLDPQWRDHLYEMDVLKTGIGLRGYNQKDPLTEYKQDSYKLFTDLVQRIKLEAVKVLHLVQFDFSSPEEEEAAVEQIREELESEVADATLNQSFEEGTIAEDSEKLQPITGTKKPKRNDPCPCGSGKKYKNCCGQSGPKKGLLA
- the lolA gene encoding LolA-like outer membrane lipoprotein chaperone; translated protein: MRIAVVSLIAVISLSAGGITLPDNFKANFIQKITNTKNKTINYSGKVRFSNPTLMKWEYSKPTKKEVCTDGEALTVVDHDLEQVSIYLVSKGFNLSEIVKSAKVYSKNIYVAHYQGKSYTIQVDGKGRLHSVAYYDDLDNKVQIIFKNIKYGKGPMRRASMLCPTPKEYDEIRG
- the rmuC gene encoding DNA recombination protein RmuC; its protein translation is MEEIFQTVQNDSTLMFIAGIAAVVLLIIVLVVVIFSTKAKTLADRLAESLEVDRVKSIKLEALEKELQDAKITNASQAQELQHFAQVKEELAEKIERIGTLQTRNGTLEKELSQTQTKLENLEEIHENLSREHKALQERFEHLQEDNHKYQVNNARLLMKLEAENRHTSSKLEMMQEHKKELKTEFERLAKQIFEGNSEKFAEFSKQNIDSMIKPLQTQIEAFKKQVSDTYNSESQDRAVLKNEIQSLKELNEKISKDAINLTNALKGESKQQGVWGEMVLEHVLEASGLRKGFEFEREVSLQTDEGEVLRPDVVVHLPDNRDLIIDAKTSLLSYERFVNAEDEKNKAEHLTAHLNSIKMHIETLANKNYERLKEVNTLDFIFMFMPIEGALAVALEHDSSIYDNAFKKKILLVGPTTLLVAMRAVENVWKYERQNQNAQEIARRAGAMYDKFVRFSEDLIKISKQIDAVQSSFSAAKNKLSDGKGNLVRQVQQLKELGAQTSKQIPKALKGDEE